A region from the Nostoc sp. HK-01 genome encodes:
- the nrtB gene encoding nitrate transport protein NrtB produces the protein MEQTIFLDFLASLQKLFVGYIPAAIFGSFIGYFIGINVTVYQIFRRIFQIPNSIPPLALLPIALILFQDSEPAAVTVIFIATLWTIIINVAIGLQHFRRQNNNFRAAIFHVFHALKVGIWVAWFTVIAIEMLIGPRGLGFLLWEAYKAGNTNNIIQFLLYIGIIGTLLDQFLDFMGSLLAQMISESKKST, from the coding sequence ATGGAACAAACTATATTTTTAGACTTTTTAGCCAGCCTACAAAAACTGTTCGTAGGTTACATTCCGGCTGCTATTTTCGGCAGTTTTATTGGATATTTCATTGGCATAAATGTTACAGTGTATCAGATTTTTAGAAGAATATTTCAGATACCTAATAGCATTCCACCTTTAGCCCTACTCCCAATTGCTCTGATCTTATTTCAAGATAGTGAACCTGCTGCGGTAACGGTGATATTTATTGCCACTCTCTGGACAATTATCATTAATGTGGCAATAGGTTTACAACATTTTCGTAGACAGAATAATAACTTTCGGGCTGCAATATTTCATGTATTTCATGCACTGAAAGTTGGCATTTGGGTAGCGTGGTTTACAGTTATTGCCATAGAAATGTTAATTGGCCCTAGAGGCTTAGGCTTTCTTCTCTGGGAAGCCTACAAAGCTGGTAATACTAATAACATCATTCAGTTTTTACTCTACATCGGTATTATCGGCACTTTGTTAGATCAGTTTTTAGATTTCATGGGGTCTTTATTGGCACAAATGATTTCTGAGAGCAAAAAATCTACTTAA
- a CDS encoding putative sulfite reductase — MDYNQQLIHLTEISATDVPSGGDFKYKCRVQILSEQGQSILSKDLFSRMQPSWLLNLTNYKDCAITITLCYRQGDMTQPWQDAGTVTFAAQDFLHGHNSIELEFPITTWSLAPYLTLKTRITQTIGEAHSSTVNLLANQPSHTRVQLKPTPTTDKEVEIPAAIPLTPNEEVIVKDVWNKMRAWKELQMEKFFKRLLLEEPELEHIFGEAIDSMTDYFYELFDYCIHQLQPHTQNIISEPLTGVPYEKGDDFDTVEDYGALFADIGMRPHHWVKARQVWMWMLPSIPYIEEYDRQDLAKGVNSALYKFFNTHIIVPMVEAVRCYEDALPPELLQEMTDTWQVFSQNKQEMGMVFYQTLFEKYPFVLPIFGRADIDYLSLHLFQSLDFLMRCLKSETTDELLLELRLLGQIHGNVGVPSCAYPAISDTMFVLFEKYVPNFTPELRRAWQTLFNRVTNVMKLPKLNEERLLKKAKQFLEVIATEQGWEPEHQKLRWAEIQAEVQATGTYSHTYEELAYGAQLAWRNASKCIGRIQWNNMVVRDCRHVTDPDEMFKELVEHLRLGTNGGNIQVIMTAFRPKQPKERWGPRLWNPQLLRYAAYEQPDGSVMGDRANLDLTQAVIKLGWQPPSPRTPYDILPIVIEVPGMEPKLYEFPQDEILEIDIEHPTIAEFKSLGLRWYAIPAISNFRMDIGGITYACVPFNGWYMGTEIMRDFMEEGRYDKLEEIAKVLQLDTSSEQTLWRDRVALELNVAVLHSFQKAKVTMVDHQSASRQYLAHDLREKKAGRECPAEWGWVVPPAGGSACPVWHHQTRDFYLEPAYHHAADRWAVEDGIDLEKITTFASEDDNKQDRILILYASETGTAEGFARTVARQLNRYRPKVMELDEYNADLLASEKLLLIVTSTFGNGEMPGNGKKFLYWLKKQPPGSLMSLNYSVLGLGSTVYEQFCAAGIAVDKALARSGANCIVPLHKADEIKGQADTFKQWLRLISRVLGEDATAADATTAHAPQLQVKMLNAAEVLNLSCVVDSGDRGIAVPVVANQELLQEVIPGSRSTRFISFDIANTNLNYETGDHVAVYPCNSSALVQRICDRLNITQDTYFSAGYVTADGQETEDKPPIPVPTTVGHVLYEELDLALREPFNDLLAYLHSATPNFTEKQRLETWLEILRQGEDHPDSIALTKNITDNYMSVADLFDEFPTAKITLAALLELLPRQKPRLYSISSCPLLHPQEIQITVGVLQITTDAGKVRQGLCSNYLAGLEPGTKVRIDVRTSTFRPPSDPEAIMLMVGPGTGVSPLIGFLQYRQALWQQGQPLANAALFFGCRNQHDFLYQEQLQTWHNQGVLSELNVAFSRQGNTKTYVQDLMQQQPQEIWQKLSHPQCHYYVCGDAKMADDVYQVMLAIANTEGGLSHLEAVQFFDKMKQEKRFTSDVWGVTLNYKQAIKQVQKDNYSKAQRWLERVNQSADDHVQVPEVVTPSIAYNS; from the coding sequence ATGGATTACAATCAACAACTGATTCATTTAACCGAAATCTCAGCCACCGATGTTCCATCTGGAGGAGATTTTAAGTATAAATGTCGTGTACAGATACTTTCAGAGCAAGGACAATCTATTTTGTCCAAAGATCTGTTTTCGCGGATGCAGCCCAGCTGGCTGTTAAATTTAACTAACTACAAAGACTGCGCCATTACCATTACACTGTGTTACCGCCAAGGTGATATGACGCAACCTTGGCAAGATGCAGGGACAGTGACCTTTGCGGCGCAAGATTTTTTGCATGGACACAACTCAATTGAACTAGAATTTCCCATCACCACCTGGAGTCTAGCACCCTACTTAACCCTGAAAACACGGATAACCCAGACTATTGGTGAAGCACATAGCAGCACCGTCAACTTATTAGCCAATCAGCCAAGCCATACGCGTGTTCAACTCAAACCAACCCCAACAACCGACAAAGAAGTAGAAATTCCCGCAGCTATACCCCTGACGCCCAATGAAGAAGTCATCGTCAAAGATGTCTGGAATAAAATGCGGGCTTGGAAAGAACTACAAATGGAAAAGTTCTTTAAACGGCTGTTGCTAGAAGAACCAGAACTAGAACATATTTTTGGTGAAGCGATCGACAGTATGACAGATTACTTTTATGAGTTATTTGATTACTGTATTCACCAACTCCAGCCCCACACCCAAAACATCATTTCTGAACCTCTCACAGGTGTGCCTTACGAAAAAGGCGATGACTTCGATACAGTAGAAGATTACGGGGCTTTGTTTGCGGATATTGGGATGCGTCCCCACCACTGGGTGAAAGCGCGACAAGTGTGGATGTGGATGTTACCTTCGATTCCTTACATTGAAGAATACGATCGCCAAGATTTAGCTAAAGGTGTCAACTCTGCCCTCTACAAGTTTTTCAATACCCACATCATTGTCCCAATGGTAGAAGCAGTCCGTTGTTATGAAGACGCTTTACCACCAGAATTACTCCAGGAGATGACAGACACTTGGCAGGTATTTAGTCAAAACAAGCAAGAAATGGGGATGGTATTTTATCAAACCTTGTTTGAAAAGTATCCCTTTGTGTTGCCAATTTTTGGCAGGGCGGATATCGATTACCTGTCTTTGCACCTGTTTCAATCATTGGATTTTCTCATGCGTTGCTTGAAAAGTGAAACCACTGATGAACTGTTGCTGGAACTGAGATTATTAGGACAAATCCACGGCAATGTAGGAGTACCATCTTGTGCATACCCTGCCATTTCTGACACCATGTTTGTCTTATTTGAAAAGTATGTGCCGAATTTTACCCCAGAATTAAGGCGGGCATGGCAGACATTATTTAATCGTGTCACCAATGTGATGAAGTTGCCCAAGCTGAATGAAGAAAGGTTATTAAAAAAAGCCAAGCAATTTCTCGAAGTGATTGCGACTGAACAAGGTTGGGAACCAGAACATCAAAAACTACGTTGGGCAGAAATTCAAGCAGAAGTTCAAGCCACAGGTACTTACAGTCATACCTACGAAGAACTCGCCTATGGCGCACAGTTAGCTTGGCGGAATGCTTCCAAATGTATTGGTCGGATTCAGTGGAATAATATGGTGGTGCGTGATTGCCGTCATGTGACCGACCCTGATGAAATGTTCAAAGAATTAGTGGAACATTTGCGTTTAGGGACGAATGGCGGCAATATTCAAGTGATCATGACCGCATTCCGTCCCAAACAACCGAAAGAACGTTGGGGGCCTCGCCTGTGGAATCCGCAATTACTGCGTTACGCCGCTTACGAACAACCAGATGGCAGTGTAATGGGCGATCGCGCTAACTTAGATTTAACTCAAGCAGTAATCAAACTAGGTTGGCAACCACCATCACCCCGCACCCCCTACGATATTTTACCGATAGTGATTGAAGTGCCGGGAATGGAGCCAAAGCTCTATGAATTCCCCCAAGACGAAATTTTAGAAATAGACATTGAACATCCCACCATTGCCGAATTCAAATCTTTAGGGTTGCGCTGGTATGCAATTCCTGCTATCAGTAATTTCCGCATGGATATTGGTGGCATTACTTATGCTTGCGTCCCCTTTAATGGCTGGTACATGGGTACAGAAATCATGCGTGATTTCATGGAAGAAGGGCGTTATGACAAACTCGAAGAAATCGCCAAAGTACTGCAATTAGATACCAGTTCCGAGCAGACCTTGTGGCGCGATCGCGTCGCCTTAGAACTGAATGTTGCCGTCCTGCACTCCTTCCAAAAAGCGAAAGTAACAATGGTAGACCATCAATCTGCCTCGCGCCAGTACCTCGCCCACGATTTGCGCGAAAAGAAAGCAGGTAGAGAGTGTCCGGCTGAGTGGGGTTGGGTGGTACCACCAGCGGGCGGTAGCGCTTGTCCGGTTTGGCATCATCAAACACGCGACTTTTATTTAGAACCTGCCTATCATCATGCAGCCGATCGCTGGGCAGTAGAAGATGGAATTGACCTGGAAAAAATCACAACTTTTGCTTCCGAAGATGACAACAAGCAAGACAGGATCTTGATTTTGTATGCCTCGGAAACTGGCACAGCCGAAGGTTTTGCCCGGACTGTGGCGCGGCAATTAAATCGTTATCGTCCCAAGGTAATGGAACTAGATGAGTATAACGCCGACCTGTTAGCTTCAGAGAAACTACTGCTAATTGTCACCTCCACCTTTGGGAATGGAGAAATGCCAGGGAACGGCAAAAAATTCTTGTACTGGTTGAAAAAGCAACCACCCGGTTCGCTAATGAGTTTAAATTATTCTGTGTTGGGGCTTGGCAGTACTGTATATGAACAATTCTGTGCAGCGGGAATTGCGGTTGATAAAGCCTTAGCTCGTTCAGGGGCAAACTGCATTGTTCCCTTACATAAAGCTGACGAAATCAAAGGACAAGCCGACACCTTTAAACAGTGGCTGAGATTAATTAGCCGTGTCTTAGGTGAAGATGCCACAGCAGCCGATGCGACTACGGCTCATGCGCCGCAATTGCAAGTGAAAATGTTAAACGCCGCCGAAGTTCTCAACCTTTCTTGTGTAGTAGACAGTGGCGATCGCGGTATAGCCGTTCCTGTAGTTGCTAATCAAGAATTGCTGCAAGAAGTAATTCCTGGTAGCCGTTCCACCCGATTTATCAGCTTTGATATTGCCAATACCAACCTGAATTATGAAACAGGCGATCATGTGGCAGTGTATCCTTGTAATTCATCAGCCCTGGTGCAGCGAATTTGCGATCGCCTCAATATCACCCAAGACACCTACTTCAGTGCCGGTTACGTCACCGCCGATGGTCAGGAAACCGAAGACAAACCCCCAATTCCCGTACCTACAACCGTCGGTCATGTGCTGTATGAAGAGTTAGATTTAGCTTTGCGGGAACCATTCAATGATTTATTGGCATATTTACACTCCGCCACGCCAAACTTCACAGAAAAACAACGCCTAGAAACTTGGTTAGAAATTCTCCGCCAAGGTGAAGACCATCCCGACAGCATCGCGCTCACCAAAAATATCACCGACAATTACATGAGCGTGGCTGACTTATTCGATGAATTCCCCACCGCCAAAATTACCCTCGCCGCCTTACTAGAGTTACTCCCCAGACAGAAACCCCGTCTGTACTCAATTTCCTCCTGTCCCTTGCTGCATCCCCAAGAAATTCAAATCACAGTGGGGGTATTGCAAATTACCACTGATGCAGGCAAAGTCCGTCAAGGACTGTGTTCCAACTACCTAGCTGGACTGGAACCAGGCACAAAAGTACGAATTGACGTTCGTACCTCCACCTTTAGACCACCTAGCGACCCCGAAGCAATCATGTTGATGGTAGGGCCAGGTACTGGGGTTTCGCCGTTAATTGGCTTTTTGCAATACCGACAAGCCCTGTGGCAACAAGGACAACCTTTGGCAAATGCAGCTTTATTCTTTGGTTGTCGCAATCAGCATGACTTCCTCTATCAAGAGCAATTGCAGACATGGCACAATCAGGGCGTGCTGTCAGAATTAAACGTGGCATTTTCTCGCCAAGGCAACACCAAAACCTACGTACAAGATTTGATGCAGCAGCAACCACAAGAAATATGGCAAAAGCTGAGTCATCCTCAATGCCACTATTATGTTTGTGGTGATGCCAAGATGGCCGATGATGTTTATCAAGTTATGTTAGCGATCGCCAATACAGAAGGTGGTTTATCACACTTAGAAGCTGTGCAGTTCTTTGACAAAATGAAACAAGAAAAACGCTTCACATCTGATGTTTGGGGAGTCACACTCAACTACAAACAAGCCATCAAACAAGTTCAGAAAGATAACTATTCCAAAGCCCAAAGATGGCTGGAGCGTGTCAATCAATCAGCCGATGATCATGTACAAGTTCCAGAGGTAGTAACACCATCAATTGCTTATAATAGTTGA
- the rpsU gene encoding 30S ribosomal protein S21 — translation MAEVRLGENETIDSALRRFKKKIQRAGILSEVKRRERYEKPSLRRKRKAEAARKGVR, via the coding sequence GTGGCTGAAGTTCGTCTAGGTGAAAATGAAACAATTGACTCGGCACTAAGACGTTTTAAAAAGAAAATTCAAAGAGCCGGGATATTATCTGAAGTTAAACGCCGGGAAAGATACGAAAAACCCAGTTTGCGCCGCAAGCGTAAAGCAGAGGCTGCACGTAAAGGTGTTCGGTAA
- a CDS encoding signal recognition particle protein: protein MFDALADRLESAWKKLRGQDKISESNIQDALREVRRALLEADVNLQVVKDFISEVEAKAQGAEVISGVRPDQQFIKIVYDELVQVMGEENIPLEEAEQKPTVVLMAGLQGTGKTTATAKLALHLRKLDRSCLLVATDVYRPAAIDQLITLGKQIDVPVFDLGSDADPVEIARQGLERAKAEGVNTVIIDTAGRLQIDEDMMAELARIKSTVQPHETLLVVDAMTGQEAANLTRTFHEQIGITGAILTKLDGDSRGGAALSVRQISGAPIKFVGIGEKVEALQPFYPDRMASRILGMGDVLTLVEKAQEEIDLADAEQMQEKILSAKFDFTDFLKQLRLLKNMGSLGGILKMIPGMGKLSDDQLKQGETQLKRCESMINSMTKQERQDPDLLASSPSRRRRVASGSGYKEADVSKLVSDFQKMRSLMQQMGKGNFPGMPGGMFGGGGMGNPFAGAGNRPSAPGWRGYTGGGSGGTKKKKPKDKKKKGFGNL, encoded by the coding sequence ATGTTTGACGCATTAGCAGACCGTTTAGAATCCGCCTGGAAAAAACTACGAGGTCAAGATAAAATTTCGGAATCCAACATTCAAGACGCTTTGCGAGAAGTCCGCCGCGCTTTGTTGGAAGCAGATGTCAACCTCCAGGTAGTCAAAGATTTTATTAGCGAAGTTGAAGCCAAGGCGCAGGGAGCCGAGGTAATTTCTGGCGTGCGCCCTGACCAGCAGTTCATCAAAATTGTCTACGATGAACTAGTGCAAGTGATGGGGGAAGAAAACATTCCCCTAGAGGAAGCTGAACAAAAGCCTACCGTTGTGCTGATGGCTGGGTTGCAAGGTACTGGTAAAACCACCGCCACCGCCAAATTAGCTTTACATTTGCGTAAATTAGATCGTAGCTGTTTATTAGTCGCCACAGACGTATATCGCCCAGCCGCGATCGATCAGTTGATCACCTTGGGTAAACAAATTGACGTACCAGTATTTGATTTGGGCAGTGACGCTGACCCAGTAGAAATCGCCCGCCAAGGTTTAGAACGCGCCAAAGCCGAAGGTGTAAACACAGTCATCATCGATACCGCAGGTCGTCTGCAAATCGACGAAGATATGATGGCAGAATTAGCCCGCATCAAATCCACAGTCCAACCCCACGAAACTTTGTTAGTGGTGGACGCAATGACTGGTCAAGAAGCCGCCAACCTCACCCGCACCTTCCATGAGCAAATCGGCATTACTGGGGCAATTCTCACCAAATTAGATGGTGATAGCCGGGGTGGTGCGGCGTTATCAGTCCGGCAGATTTCTGGCGCACCAATCAAATTTGTTGGTATTGGGGAAAAAGTCGAAGCCCTACAACCTTTCTACCCTGACCGGATGGCATCACGGATTCTGGGTATGGGCGATGTGCTGACCTTGGTAGAAAAAGCCCAAGAAGAAATTGACTTGGCAGATGCCGAGCAAATGCAGGAGAAAATTCTGTCAGCAAAGTTTGACTTTACCGACTTTCTCAAACAGCTGCGTTTGTTAAAAAATATGGGTTCCTTGGGAGGCATTCTCAAGATGATCCCTGGTATGGGCAAGCTTTCTGATGATCAACTCAAGCAGGGAGAAACCCAGCTAAAACGCTGCGAATCGATGATTAACTCCATGACCAAGCAAGAACGCCAAGACCCAGATTTATTGGCAAGTTCTCCCAGCCGACGACGACGGGTAGCGAGTGGTTCTGGTTACAAAGAAGCCGATGTCAGCAAGCTGGTGTCAGACTTCCAAAAAATGCGATCGCTCATGCAGCAAATGGGTAAAGGTAACTTCCCCGGTATGCCCGGAGGTATGTTTGGCGGTGGTGGTATGGGCAACCCCTTCGCCGGCGCAGGCAACCGTCCCTCCGCACCTGGATGGCGCGGTTACACTGGTGGTGGCAGTGGCGGCACCAAAAAGAAAAAACCCAAAGATAAAAAGAAAAAAGGTTTTGGCAATCTTTAA
- the rpsP gene encoding 30S ribosomal protein S16 has translation MIKLRLKRYGKKREASYRIVAMNSLSRRDGRPLEELGFYNPRTDEVRLDVPSIVKRLQQGAQPTDTVRRILVKANVLEQVSAKPAS, from the coding sequence ATGATCAAACTGCGCTTGAAGCGATACGGAAAAAAGCGGGAAGCGAGCTACCGTATTGTCGCCATGAATAGCCTCTCTCGCCGCGATGGTCGTCCTTTGGAAGAACTGGGCTTTTACAACCCCAGAACCGATGAAGTAAGACTAGACGTTCCCAGCATCGTCAAGCGACTACAACAAGGCGCACAACCCACTGACACAGTACGTCGCATCCTAGTAAAAGCTAATGTTCTTGAACAGGTCAGTGCAAAACCCGCATCATAA
- a CDS encoding peptidase M24 encodes MVAYNISSSFADTLRHRRQKLAQLIDFPVILWSGSNSPRNFKANTYPFRASSHFLYFAGLPLPNAAIRLEAGKLELFIDDPEPSSALWHGETPKRAEIAEKIGADVARTLSELKHRGSNAASIPVQNYRTSLVQSQVLHRDIASPSDLAGLDLELAKAIVTLRLTHDAGALAELRKAAAVSVAAHKAGMAATPKAKQEAEVRAAMEGVIIAQNMTTSYNSIVTVHGEVLHNEAYHHPLQSGDLLLADVGAETEMGWAADITRTWPVSGKFSATQRDIYDVVLAAHDACIAKIRPGVEYGDIHLLAATTIAEGLVDLGILQGKPEDLVEIDAHALFFPHGIGHLLGLDVHDMEDLGDLAGYEDGRKRSDRFGFSYLRLNRPLHPGMLVTIEPGFYQVPAILNDPQNRAKYQNVLNWERLSQFADVRGIRIEDDVLVTSDGSEVLTAALPNDANTVENLVTNVSN; translated from the coding sequence ATGGTTGCATACAATATTTCTAGTTCCTTTGCCGATACCCTACGCCACAGACGGCAAAAACTCGCCCAGTTAATTGATTTCCCGGTAATTCTCTGGTCAGGAAGCAACAGCCCCCGCAACTTTAAAGCTAATACCTATCCATTTCGCGCCAGCAGTCATTTTCTGTACTTTGCCGGCTTGCCTTTGCCCAACGCCGCTATTCGTCTAGAAGCAGGCAAACTAGAGTTATTCATCGATGATCCCGAACCCAGTAGCGCCTTATGGCACGGTGAAACACCCAAACGTGCAGAAATTGCCGAGAAAATAGGCGCAGATGTAGCGAGAACCCTGTCCGAGTTGAAACATCGGGGGAGTAATGCAGCCTCAATTCCGGTGCAGAACTATCGCACCAGTCTTGTGCAGTCGCAAGTTTTGCATAGGGATATTGCTTCACCATCCGATTTGGCAGGACTAGATTTAGAATTAGCCAAGGCAATTGTTACCTTACGCCTCACCCACGATGCTGGGGCGTTAGCCGAATTACGTAAAGCTGCGGCTGTGAGTGTGGCTGCACACAAAGCAGGTATGGCCGCAACCCCCAAAGCCAAACAAGAAGCAGAAGTCCGCGCGGCAATGGAAGGGGTAATTATTGCCCAGAATATGACAACTTCTTACAACAGTATTGTTACCGTTCACGGCGAAGTTTTGCATAACGAAGCATATCATCACCCACTGCAATCGGGTGATTTATTACTTGCTGATGTGGGTGCAGAAACAGAAATGGGGTGGGCGGCTGATATCACCCGGACTTGGCCTGTTTCTGGTAAGTTTTCCGCCACGCAACGAGATATTTATGATGTTGTTTTAGCGGCTCATGATGCTTGCATTGCCAAAATTCGCCCAGGGGTGGAGTATGGGGATATTCATTTATTAGCTGCAACTACCATTGCTGAAGGTTTAGTTGATTTAGGCATTTTACAAGGCAAACCTGAAGATTTAGTAGAAATAGATGCCCATGCACTGTTTTTCCCCCACGGAATTGGTCATTTACTCGGTTTAGATGTGCATGATATGGAAGACTTGGGAGATTTAGCCGGATATGAAGATGGTAGGAAAAGGAGCGATCGCTTTGGCTTCAGCTATCTGCGTCTCAATCGTCCCCTACATCCAGGAATGTTAGTCACAATTGAACCGGGATTTTATCAAGTTCCAGCGATTTTAAATGATCCTCAAAATCGCGCCAAATATCAAAATGTCTTGAATTGGGAGCGTTTATCTCAGTTCGCTGATGTTCGCGGTATCCGCATCGAAGATGATGTTTTAGTTACTAGTGACGGTAGCGAAGTTTTAACAGCCGCATTACCAAATGATGCTAATACAGTAGAAAATTTAGTGACAAATGTCTCCAATTAA
- a CDS encoding response regulator receiver protein: MNKTNKYILICDDCPITCLLLKTILETNGYKVETVFSGTEVLAKIETQVFDLLVLDVTMPGMDGYEVAHHIQQNRSLKCLPILLLSGHEEDEIRKKCQAIVAGIIRKPVDMNALIEIVKKALELNDFEQVSLV, translated from the coding sequence ATGAACAAGACAAATAAATATATTCTTATATGTGATGATTGCCCTATAACTTGTTTGCTATTAAAAACAATTTTAGAAACCAATGGTTATAAAGTTGAAACAGTATTTAGCGGAACAGAAGTACTAGCAAAAATAGAAACGCAAGTATTTGATTTACTAGTTCTGGATGTCACAATGCCTGGGATGGATGGTTATGAAGTGGCTCACCACATCCAGCAAAATCGCAGTTTAAAGTGTTTACCGATTTTGTTACTGAGTGGCCATGAAGAAGATGAAATCCGAAAGAAGTGCCAAGCCATAGTAGCAGGCATTATCCGCAAGCCTGTTGACATGAATGCACTAATAGAAATAGTTAAAAAAGCCTTAGAATTAAACGACTTTGAGCAAGTAAGTCTTGTTTAA
- a CDS encoding PilT-like protein yields MRKSLIDTDILSEIRKLKNPKINAKAIGYIGIWQQYTISVITVSEIIKGWRRINRNDRIQEFLTDLSQLEILPLDQSCAELSGLIQADLETAGQPIGLADVLIAATAIANNLVLVTGNIKHYQKIQALGYPLVIDNWRE; encoded by the coding sequence GTGAGAAAATCTTTAATTGATACGGATATTTTATCAGAAATTCGCAAATTAAAAAATCCTAAAATAAATGCTAAAGCCATTGGTTACATAGGTATATGGCAACAGTACACAATTTCTGTGATTACTGTTTCCGAAATTATCAAGGGATGGAGGAGAATAAATCGAAATGACCGCATTCAAGAGTTTTTAACAGATTTGTCTCAACTAGAAATATTGCCGTTAGACCAAAGCTGTGCAGAACTTTCAGGTTTGATTCAAGCAGATTTAGAAACAGCAGGACAACCAATCGGACTAGCAGATGTCTTAATAGCTGCTACAGCGATCGCAAATAATTTAGTTTTAGTCACAGGTAATATTAAACATTATCAAAAAATCCAAGCATTAGGATATCCTTTAGTAATTGATAATTGGCGAGAATGA
- a CDS encoding Phenazine biosynthesis PhzC/PhzF protein encodes MRQIITQVDAFTNKPFAGNPAAVCVLPAPKDTGWMQQVAQEMNLSETAFLVKQEDGFNLRWFTPAVEVPLCGHATLASAHVLWSEGHLSKDEAARFHTKSGLLIAKRQNEWIELDFPVNHSQATNAPAELSTALGVNYQAVYQNSLGYLVEVESEDVVRQMQPNFQLLKTLPVHGVIVTSKAYPGSEYDFVSRFFAPALGIDEDPVTGAAHCCLAPFWRDRLNKNTFLAYQASSRGGVVKLYYDGGDRVLLSGQAVTILQGELTSC; translated from the coding sequence ATGAGACAAATCATTACTCAGGTTGATGCTTTTACCAATAAACCTTTTGCGGGTAATCCTGCGGCTGTTTGTGTTTTGCCTGCACCAAAAGACACTGGCTGGATGCAGCAGGTAGCACAGGAGATGAATTTGTCGGAAACGGCTTTTTTAGTCAAACAAGAGGATGGCTTTAATCTGCGTTGGTTTACGCCAGCAGTAGAAGTCCCGCTTTGTGGTCATGCAACTTTAGCCAGCGCCCATGTACTGTGGTCTGAGGGACATTTATCAAAGGATGAAGCGGCTCGATTTCATACCAAAAGTGGGTTACTGATTGCCAAGCGCCAAAATGAATGGATTGAGCTAGATTTCCCTGTAAATCACTCGCAAGCGACGAACGCACCAGCGGAACTCAGTACTGCTTTAGGTGTAAATTATCAAGCTGTATATCAAAATTCTCTCGGTTATCTCGTAGAAGTAGAATCTGAGGATGTAGTACGGCAAATGCAGCCGAATTTTCAACTTTTGAAAACATTACCTGTACATGGGGTAATCGTTACTAGTAAAGCTTATCCAGGCTCAGAATATGATTTTGTTTCGCGTTTTTTTGCACCAGCCCTCGGTATTGATGAAGATCCAGTGACAGGAGCCGCCCATTGCTGTTTAGCACCGTTTTGGCGCGATCGCTTGAATAAGAATACTTTCTTGGCTTATCAAGCATCTAGTCGGGGTGGTGTCGTCAAATTATATTATGATGGCGGCGATCGCGTACTCCTCTCAGGTCAAGCAGTCACCATACTACAAGGTGAACTTACTAGTTGTTGA